The sequence CATACACATGAAACTTTTTCTATAGCTTTTGAAGCAAGTTCTTCAGCTGAAAGAATTGGTTTTAAATCATTTGAAAGTTTTCTAAAATGCCAATTTTGGCAAAACAAACAATCAAAAGAGCAGCTTCCATAAAAAACTGCTAGATTATAATATCCTATATCCCCTTTTCCAGTATAAGCATATTTTGGATATCCTAAACCAGTACAAGCAGCACATACCCACCAAGCAACACAATTTGTTGGAATAGGATCATAATACCATTCAAGAATTGCTTTTTCACTAATACCAGCCAATCTAACTATTTTATTATCAATATTTTTAACTAATCCACAAAAACCTTTAGCATTTAAAGGAATTAAACAATTATTTCCGCAACCATTGCAAGGTTTACCATTTTCTTCTTTTGGAGGGAAAGGAGGTAAATTGAATAAAGCTCTAGTTTTTTCATGTATTTTCATTGAGATTTTTATAGCTTCTTCTCTTTTTTCTCTTATACATTTTAAGCATATTCCAAGATTTCTGCTTATGAGTATATTTTTATTTCCACAAATTTTACAAGAATTCACTTATAAAAATAATAAAAGGAGATATTTTAAGATTAATGCCTTTCTTCTATTAATTCTTTAGTTCTTTCCTTTTTTACAATTTTAAAGTATTCCATTAAATCTATATCCTCATAACTTCCATCTGGAAGCTTTCTTCTAATTATTATTGGAAGAAGCCCTTCTTCAAATTCTCTTTTAGCAATATCTATTGGTGTTTCATTTGGCTTAGGCTCTACAAGTGGAATAGCATCATAAGCTAATTGAAGAGCTCTCCCGCCTATAACTCTAGCAATTTCATACTTTGTTAATTTTATTTTTCTCTCACTCTGTTGAGGATTCTTCAAGTCCCTCTTCTTCCTTTGGTCCTTTTCCTGGACCTTTTGTTTCAAGCTTAGAAGCAGCTATCACATCATCTATTTTTAGTATCATTGAAGCTGCTTCTACTGCTGATTTGATTATTTGTTTTTTAACTAATGTAGGTTCAAGAATTTCTAGTTTATACATATCTGAAATTTTTCCATTTAAAACATCTATTCCAGCCCATTTTTGTCCATCTTTATGTTTAGCATTTAAAGTTAATAATGCTTCAATTGGATCCATTCCAGCATTTTCAGAAAGTTGAGCTGGAATAACTTCTAATGCTTCTGCAAATTTTTCAATTGCAAGTTGTTCTTTTCCTGAAAGAGACTTTGCAAAATCTCTAAGTTTTAATGCAACCTCAGCTTCAGGTGCTCCACCACCAGCAACAATTTTACCTTCAATAATAACATCTTTTGCAACATTTATTGCATCTTTAAGAGATCTTTCAGCTTCATCCACTATTCTTTTTGTTCCACCTCTAATCAATATTGTTATTGATTTTGGATTTTCACATCCTTCAATGAAAACCATTTTGTCTTCTCCAACTCTCCTTTCTTCAATAAGTTTAGCTTTACCCAAATCTGAAGGATTTAAATCTTCTATTCTAGAAATTATTCTAGCACCAGTGGCTTTAGCTATTTTATCTATATCAGATTTCTTTATTCTACGTACAGCCATTATCCCTTTCTTAGCTAAGAAGTATTGAGCCATATCATCTATTCCTTTTTGGCAAAGAACAACATTTGCACCACTCTCAATTATTTTATTAACCATATCTCTAAGCATGTCTTCTTCTTGTTTCATGAAAGCTCTCATTTGTTCAGGAGATTCAATATTTAATTTAGCATCGAATTCTGTTTTTTCAATTTCTAAAGATGCATCAAGTAAAGCGATTTTTGCATTCTCAATTCTTTTTGGCATATCTGGATGTACTACTTCTTTATCTAAAACAATTCCATCAATAATCTTTGTATCATGAAGAGATTCCCCTTCTTTCTTTTCAATCTTTATATCATCAAGGTCAACATAGTATTTATCATCTCTTTTTTCAGCAACTCTTAAAACAGCATCTACTGCAAGTTTGCTAAGGTATTCTGATTCTTCTGAAACCATTTTGCTTGCAAGAGATGTTTTAGCAATTTTTTCTAATATTTTTCTATCAGTTGGTTTAACTGGAATGCTTATTTCATCAAGTATTTCTAATGCTTTAGTTGCTGCTTTCCTATATCCTTCAATAATTAATGATGGATGGACTTCTTTATCTATTAATTCTTCAGCTTTAGCTAATAATTCTCCAGCTACTACAACTACTGAAGTTGTCCCATCTCCAACTTCTTCATCTTGAGCTTTAGCTGTTTCAACAAGCATTTTTGCAGTTGGATGTTCAACATCCATTTCTGAAAGAATTGTTGCTCCATCATTTGTTATAACAACATCTC is a genomic window of Nitrososphaerota archaeon containing:
- a CDS encoding radical SAM protein, yielding MNSCKICGNKNILISRNLGICLKCIREKREEAIKISMKIHEKTRALFNLPPFPPKEENGKPCNGCGNNCLIPLNAKGFCGLVKNIDNKIVRLAGISEKAILEWYYDPIPTNCVAWWVCAACTGLGYPKYAYTGKGDIGYYNLAVFYGSCSFDCLFCQNWHFRKLSNDLKPILSAEELASKAIEKVSCVCFFGGDPSTQMPHALKTSEIIIKNSEENNRIVKICWETNGNMNERYANLAAEFSLKTGGIMKFDLKFFDETLNIVMTGVSNKQSLKNFENIGRKFFNEREKPPLLAASTLLIPGYIDEVEIKNIAEFIASINQEIPYTLLTFYPQYVLNDLPITSKEMALKCLKIAREAGLKNVKLGNIHLLK
- a CDS encoding DNA-directed RNA polymerase subunit K; the encoded protein is MKNPQQSERKIKLTKYEIARVIGGRALQLAYDAIPLVEPKPNETPIDIAKREFEEGLLPIIIRRKLPDGSYEDIDLMEYFKIVKKERTKELIEERH
- the thsB gene encoding thermosome subunit beta; the protein is MANQSVPGAGATQPIIILREGTRRTRGREAQSANIMVAKIISETLKSSLGPKGMDKMLVDSFGDVVITNDGATILSEMDVEHPTAKMLVETAKAQDEEVGDGTTSVVVVAGELLAKAEELIDKEVHPSLIIEGYRKAATKALEILDEISIPVKPTDRKILEKIAKTSLASKMVSEESEYLSKLAVDAVLRVAEKRDDKYYVDLDDIKIEKKEGESLHDTKIIDGIVLDKEVVHPDMPKRIENAKIALLDASLEIEKTEFDAKLNIESPEQMRAFMKQEEDMLRDMVNKIIESGANVVLCQKGIDDMAQYFLAKKGIMAVRRIKKSDIDKIAKATGARIISRIEDLNPSDLGKAKLIEERRVGEDKMVFIEGCENPKSITILIRGGTKRIVDEAERSLKDAINVAKDVIIEGKIVAGGGAPEAEVALKLRDFAKSLSGKEQLAIEKFAEALEVIPAQLSENAGMDPIEALLTLNAKHKDGQKWAGIDVLNGKISDMYKLEILEPTLVKKQIIKSAVEAASMILKIDDVIAASKLETKGPGKGPKEEEGLEESSTE